In Thiohalomonas denitrificans, a genomic segment contains:
- a CDS encoding M48 family metalloprotease, whose amino-acid sequence MAAESYRVLFDGEISDGKDPDQVKRRLSRLFRRSAADIESLFSGKPRVLKTVERLEDGQRLLAAIARTGAVAKLESQPRDSTSKKEKKEHLDTIAPPAGFRYRMNITGAALVVGILWLVHLLVLTSLFAALAYHLVFNLDFYGTFGLAGLLFHALPALIGAAFLALLIKPLLPAGRTVSAIALKPGQAPLLDELLSEVCKKTDAPVPAHIALDSGAGIALDFGALPEIPTRRPTLQLGLTLIGGLTIRQFAGVLGRELGYLGRSQAARRTQFVRASHQRLQHAVFGRDELDHLLARLKKHSGPGALSGHLGGKLLALARELHRGLLKIVTVVSAGPLELLQFRSDSIQARLSGSETFRGTLSMQHLLEMAFKAAAEQEKRNWIERGELTERLPIAALSLAREQAEQFQAEIRTVVRDGPAGVESCRPTDLKRIRRIEKSPQTALYFDERPARQLVSGFEFLNRRASYLYYRSTLLTPITSDRLIPVVSEPSGAERLLRSYFLDLHRAPVPLHQLLPEGTATVLREKLREAADRSKEEQVGNRVTLQYYFEIERQLIEANAREVLVNARVPLPEGKVDLENIHVECRKLESEEEKTARKLRELVQAPSQRLAIGLAYLGISAPERFQEEVGRLHAALRRTDEVLPKLRSLHMHSTILELLLSYGSSRNSALKDRIDERARDVSQLLMAIRLNLREAPWPFGVPVVGDNLAKHAINGDFDGADPYGLLDVAGMALSRTQAIRQRILARLAQLAVSAEKRLLGSY is encoded by the coding sequence ATGGCGGCAGAAAGTTACAGAGTACTGTTCGACGGCGAAATCAGTGACGGCAAGGATCCCGATCAGGTGAAGCGCCGTCTTTCCCGCCTGTTCCGCCGGTCGGCGGCGGATATCGAGTCTCTTTTTTCAGGGAAACCGCGTGTACTGAAGACGGTCGAGAGACTTGAGGACGGGCAACGGTTGCTGGCGGCCATCGCCAGGACGGGGGCCGTTGCCAAACTGGAATCGCAGCCCCGGGACAGTACCTCGAAAAAAGAGAAAAAGGAGCATCTCGACACCATCGCACCACCGGCCGGATTTCGCTATCGCATGAACATCACCGGTGCGGCACTGGTGGTGGGTATTCTTTGGCTGGTCCATTTGCTGGTACTGACCTCGCTCTTCGCTGCCCTGGCTTACCATTTGGTTTTCAATCTGGATTTCTACGGAACGTTCGGCCTGGCAGGGCTGCTGTTCCACGCACTGCCGGCGTTGATTGGTGCTGCATTCCTTGCATTACTCATCAAACCACTGTTGCCCGCCGGCCGCACGGTCTCGGCGATCGCCCTGAAGCCGGGTCAGGCGCCCCTTCTGGATGAACTTCTGAGTGAAGTCTGCAAAAAGACCGATGCACCTGTGCCCGCTCACATTGCCCTGGACAGCGGTGCCGGCATTGCCCTGGACTTCGGGGCCCTGCCGGAGATCCCGACACGACGCCCCACGCTCCAGCTGGGACTCACCCTCATCGGCGGGTTGACCATCCGGCAATTCGCCGGGGTGCTGGGGCGCGAGCTTGGATATCTGGGCCGGAGTCAGGCGGCGCGGCGCACCCAGTTCGTTCGGGCCAGCCACCAACGCCTGCAGCATGCGGTCTTTGGCAGGGATGAACTGGACCATTTGCTGGCAAGGCTGAAAAAGCATTCGGGACCGGGTGCCCTGTCGGGACACCTCGGAGGTAAACTGCTGGCCCTTGCCCGTGAACTCCACCGGGGTCTTCTGAAAATCGTAACCGTCGTCTCTGCCGGTCCGCTCGAACTGCTGCAGTTTCGTTCGGACAGTATTCAGGCGCGGCTCAGCGGCAGTGAGACGTTCCGCGGCACCCTGTCCATGCAGCATCTGTTGGAAATGGCCTTCAAGGCGGCGGCGGAGCAGGAAAAGCGCAACTGGATCGAACGGGGAGAGCTAACAGAACGCTTGCCGATCGCCGCGCTGTCGCTTGCCCGTGAACAGGCAGAGCAGTTTCAGGCGGAAATTCGCACGGTGGTGAGGGATGGACCGGCCGGCGTGGAGAGTTGCCGTCCCACGGACCTCAAGCGCATACGGCGCATCGAGAAAAGCCCCCAAACGGCCCTCTATTTCGATGAACGGCCGGCACGCCAACTCGTGTCGGGCTTCGAATTCCTGAACCGGAGGGCCAGCTATCTCTATTACCGGAGTACCTTGCTCACGCCGATAACTTCTGACCGGCTCATCCCCGTTGTTTCCGAACCTTCCGGCGCTGAACGTCTGCTTCGTAGTTATTTTCTCGACCTCCACCGGGCACCGGTACCGCTCCATCAGCTCCTTCCCGAGGGGACCGCAACCGTGCTGCGGGAGAAGCTCCGGGAAGCAGCGGACCGTTCGAAAGAGGAGCAGGTCGGCAATCGCGTCACTTTGCAGTATTACTTCGAGATCGAGCGGCAGCTGATCGAGGCCAATGCCCGGGAAGTTCTGGTGAATGCAAGAGTTCCCCTGCCCGAGGGAAAGGTCGACCTCGAGAACATTCACGTCGAGTGCCGAAAACTCGAGAGTGAAGAGGAGAAGACCGCCAGGAAGCTGCGGGAGCTGGTCCAGGCACCGTCACAGCGACTGGCAATCGGTCTCGCTTACCTCGGCATCAGCGCACCCGAACGATTCCAGGAGGAGGTCGGGCGACTGCACGCAGCACTTCGCCGCACTGACGAAGTCCTGCCCAAGCTCCGTTCACTGCATATGCATTCGACGATTCTGGAGCTGCTGCTCAGCTATGGTTCATCACGTAATAGTGCTCTCAAAGATCGCATCGACGAACGCGCCAGAGATGTGAGTCAGCTCCTGATGGCCATCCGGCTCAACCTGAGGGAAGCCCCCTGGCCTTTCGGTGTGCCGGTCGTGGGGGATAATCTGGCAAAGCACGCCATTAACGGTGATTTCGATGGAGCCGATCCCTACGGGTTGCTGGATGTGGCCGGCATGGCTCTCTCCCGCACACAGGCTATTCGCCAGCGAATCCTCGCCCGGCTTGCCCAACTGGCCGTTTCTGCAGAAAAGCGCCTGCTTGGCAGTTACTGA
- a CDS encoding glycosyltransferase family 2 protein: MHTPRALRTLLDQFVSDPAIREMGERWQRLHAEAEDRPDPGALITLYEASLPLIERAMWSDGPDHEILGNYQHAFRELERVIEQRGVDRRHRFFVIIPVADRPRHLQNVLESLLSQCRTFGYGGFDGRFRKIVAVVADDSEDVSIIDRNREIVEAFAHRGLEGIYFGADAQKRLLNALSAQERTRLVSILGEPFRTGMHHKGASVTRNLACLFAAGRSGPDPALFLFVDSDEQFRIRVTRPGGDEELPALNYFHALDRLFTERDIQVATGKVVGDPPVSPAVMAGNFLVDVIAFLNAMAAADPDRSCGFHAAAQTGGDAAYHDMAGLFGFQGEEGAYSYRCALEGVHDHTAILNEFAGRLDRFFDGEHPTRSTDYGYSDAVATAAPARTVYTGNYVLTSEALKYFIPFADLKLRMAGPTLGRLLQSELGDQFVATNLPLLHTRTVDEQSEFRPGVERGQGCVDLSGEFERQFFGDVMLFTVSELIALGYPGTPLSDRKVGEVMESVEERMQRFYAGKRLDIQARLAEARARFDDPANWWHGRSELAGARRRFRHFFENIEHNFGPGAQGHALIASGKHRRRRLEAMKRAIAGYGSDRALWESLLRRRRFAEHHRAEVAT, encoded by the coding sequence ATGCATACACCTCGGGCACTTCGCACCCTGCTTGATCAGTTCGTCAGCGACCCCGCCATTCGGGAGATGGGGGAGCGGTGGCAGCGGTTGCACGCTGAGGCGGAAGATCGGCCGGATCCCGGGGCCCTCATCACGCTGTACGAAGCCAGTCTGCCTTTGATCGAGCGAGCGATGTGGTCCGATGGACCTGACCACGAGATATTGGGAAACTATCAACACGCCTTTCGCGAACTGGAAAGAGTGATCGAGCAGCGCGGAGTCGACCGCCGGCATCGGTTTTTCGTGATCATCCCGGTCGCTGACCGGCCCCGGCACCTGCAGAATGTGCTCGAAAGCCTGTTGTCCCAGTGCCGGACCTTCGGTTACGGAGGCTTTGACGGACGTTTCAGAAAGATCGTCGCAGTGGTGGCGGATGACTCCGAAGATGTCTCCATCATCGACCGCAACCGGGAAATCGTAGAAGCATTCGCGCATCGGGGGCTCGAGGGTATCTACTTCGGTGCCGATGCGCAGAAACGGCTCCTCAACGCTCTTTCAGCACAGGAGCGGACCCGGCTCGTCTCCATCCTGGGGGAGCCCTTTCGGACCGGCATGCACCACAAGGGCGCCTCCGTTACGCGCAATCTGGCCTGTCTGTTTGCCGCCGGCAGGTCCGGGCCGGACCCGGCGCTGTTCCTCTTCGTGGACAGTGATGAACAATTCCGGATACGGGTCACGCGCCCGGGAGGAGACGAGGAACTCCCGGCCCTCAATTACTTCCATGCCCTGGATCGCCTGTTCACGGAACGAGATATTCAGGTTGCCACCGGCAAGGTGGTCGGCGACCCGCCGGTCTCCCCGGCGGTCATGGCCGGCAATTTTCTCGTCGACGTCATCGCCTTCCTCAACGCCATGGCCGCGGCAGACCCCGACCGGTCCTGTGGTTTCCATGCGGCTGCGCAAACCGGCGGAGACGCGGCCTACCATGACATGGCCGGACTGTTCGGCTTTCAGGGCGAGGAGGGCGCCTACTCCTATCGGTGCGCTCTCGAGGGAGTCCATGATCACACTGCCATACTGAACGAATTTGCCGGTCGACTCGATCGTTTCTTCGATGGTGAACACCCCACGCGGTCGACCGACTACGGCTATTCCGATGCGGTGGCAACGGCGGCGCCGGCGCGCACGGTCTACACCGGAAACTATGTGCTCACTAGCGAGGCACTCAAGTATTTTATTCCGTTTGCCGACCTCAAGCTGCGCATGGCAGGTCCTACCCTCGGCCGGCTGCTCCAGTCCGAGCTTGGTGACCAGTTTGTCGCCACCAATCTTCCTCTGTTGCACACCCGCACTGTCGATGAGCAGTCCGAATTCCGCCCCGGCGTCGAACGGGGGCAGGGCTGTGTCGATCTGTCCGGGGAATTTGAGAGGCAATTCTTTGGTGACGTCATGCTGTTTACGGTGAGTGAGTTGATTGCACTGGGCTATCCCGGAACTCCCCTGTCGGATCGAAAAGTAGGGGAGGTGATGGAGTCCGTCGAGGAGCGCATGCAACGGTTCTATGCCGGAAAGCGTCTGGATATCCAGGCGAGGCTTGCCGAGGCACGGGCCCGATTCGACGATCCCGCCAACTGGTGGCACGGCAGGAGCGAGCTGGCGGGGGCAAGGCGGCGGTTCCGGCACTTCTTTGAAAACATCGAACACAATTTCGGGCCGGGCGCGCAGGGCCATGCGTTGATTGCATCGGGTAAGCATCGCCGCCGGAGGCTGGAGGCCATGAAGAGGGCGATCGCCGGCTACGGCAGCGACCGGGCGCTTTGGGAATCGCTTCTGCGCCGACGCAGGTTCGCCGAACATCACCGCGCGGAGGTGGCCACGTGA
- a CDS encoding thiamine pyrophosphate-binding protein — translation MKVQVSEFIVRYMERLGIECVFGMPGAHILPVYDCLYDSSIKSVLAKHEQGAAFMAGGYARVSGGVGACITTAGPGATNLVTGIANAYADRQPVLIITGESSTEVFGKGGLQESSGEGGAIDQGTLFRGITRYHRLVERVDYLPSVLNQASNALLSDCPGPVLLSFPFNVQQESIDLDLLDTVRTTRHASPRRRDDPLLDDVVQRLLSARNPVILAGYGCIQSGAHEAVKQLSDVLSLPVATTLKGKGIVDERSERSLGTLGVTSGGRAYEYIVEHADLLLVLGATFNERTSYLWDRQLPDNRKIIQIDRNPEQIEKVFRADVAVVGDVRDALEGILARLRGGTSATAPVPGRQLDAIDGDAMFTLFEDHHFTLVEQFFSRFNQHFTDDNQIFDDNIIFAQNLLGASPATSYHPNSGISSLGHAIPAAIGARFASQRQTFAILGDGGFQMCCMELMTAVNYRIPLTVILFNNGTLGLIRKNQHQRYEDRFIDCDFTNPDYAQLAAAFGIAYQCIRHEVDIDEAFGALDFDAGINLIEIIIDRDAFPAYNSRR, via the coding sequence ATGAAAGTTCAGGTCAGCGAATTCATCGTACGGTACATGGAACGGCTCGGCATCGAATGTGTTTTCGGTATGCCGGGGGCGCATATTCTGCCGGTCTATGACTGCCTGTACGACTCCTCCATCAAGAGTGTCCTTGCCAAACACGAGCAGGGTGCCGCCTTCATGGCCGGCGGTTACGCCCGCGTTTCCGGAGGCGTGGGTGCCTGTATTACCACGGCAGGCCCGGGTGCCACCAATCTGGTGACCGGAATCGCCAATGCCTATGCCGACCGCCAGCCGGTGTTGATCATCACCGGCGAGTCCTCCACCGAGGTATTCGGCAAGGGGGGACTCCAGGAGAGTTCCGGGGAGGGCGGGGCGATTGACCAGGGAACGCTGTTCCGCGGGATTACCCGGTACCACCGGCTGGTGGAGCGGGTCGACTATCTGCCCAGTGTACTCAACCAGGCGAGCAACGCCCTGCTCTCCGACTGCCCGGGACCGGTTCTGCTGAGCTTTCCGTTCAATGTGCAGCAGGAGAGTATCGACCTCGACTTGCTGGACACCGTTCGCACGACGCGGCATGCCTCGCCCCGGCGCCGGGATGATCCACTGTTGGATGATGTGGTCCAACGGCTGCTGTCTGCCCGCAATCCGGTCATTCTGGCAGGCTACGGCTGCATACAGTCCGGTGCGCATGAGGCCGTCAAACAGCTCAGTGACGTGCTCTCTCTCCCGGTCGCGACCACGCTCAAGGGCAAGGGCATCGTCGATGAGCGTTCCGAACGGTCGCTCGGCACCCTCGGTGTCACCTCCGGCGGCCGGGCCTACGAATACATCGTCGAGCATGCGGATCTGCTTCTGGTGCTCGGCGCCACCTTCAACGAACGTACCAGTTATCTCTGGGACCGGCAGCTGCCGGACAACCGGAAGATCATTCAGATCGACCGCAATCCCGAGCAGATTGAGAAGGTGTTTCGTGCCGATGTCGCCGTAGTCGGAGATGTCAGAGACGCACTCGAGGGGATCCTGGCCCGGCTGCGGGGCGGAACATCCGCAACCGCACCGGTACCGGGTCGGCAACTGGACGCGATCGACGGCGATGCGATGTTCACCCTCTTCGAGGACCATCATTTCACTTTGGTGGAACAGTTTTTCAGCCGTTTCAACCAGCACTTCACGGACGACAACCAGATCTTCGACGACAACATCATTTTCGCGCAGAACCTGCTGGGTGCCTCGCCAGCCACCAGTTACCACCCCAATTCCGGGATTTCGTCGCTCGGCCATGCCATTCCCGCCGCGATCGGCGCCCGGTTTGCCTCACAACGACAGACCTTCGCCATCCTCGGAGATGGGGGTTTCCAGATGTGTTGCATGGAGCTGATGACGGCGGTCAACTACCGTATCCCGCTGACCGTGATCCTGTTCAATAACGGCACCCTCGGCCTGATCCGCAAGAACCAGCACCAGCGGTATGAAGATCGCTTCATCGACTGCGATTTCACCAATCCCGACTACGCGCAACTGGCGGCGGCTTTCGGCATCGCCTATCAGTGCATTCGCCACGAGGTGGATATCGATGAGGCGTTCGGCGCCCTGGACTTCGATGCGGGGATCAATCTCATTGAAATCATCATTGATCGGGACGCCTTTCCCGCCTACAACTCGAGGCGTTGA
- a CDS encoding TlpA disulfide reductase family protein, with protein MLSVSIGPFATSFDRLLPVVAVIVALTVGALLGRRRGVATGGTLLNLVWIGIVVARISFVLRYADEYRGDWLGVLDIRDGGFDVVSGLAATLVAAAWILWRTPAVRKPLGAALLAGGLSWGSIAGVVTLIDTQSRAMPQVALQTLGGTRTDLQTLSANTGQPMVINLWATWCPPCRREMPVLEAAQQEHPDITFVFANQGEGAAQIQQFIDQFSLTLDNVVLDRGGALGRTVGSMGLPTTLFYDADGRLINSHTGELSRATLARGLRRFASRGTNEGSFED; from the coding sequence ATGCTTTCCGTGAGTATCGGCCCCTTCGCTACATCCTTCGATCGTCTCCTGCCAGTGGTAGCCGTGATCGTCGCCTTGACGGTCGGTGCTCTGCTGGGCCGTCGCCGCGGTGTCGCGACCGGCGGTACGCTGCTCAACCTGGTGTGGATCGGGATAGTGGTGGCGCGGATTAGTTTCGTTTTGCGCTATGCGGATGAATACCGCGGCGATTGGCTGGGCGTACTGGATATCCGTGACGGCGGCTTTGATGTCGTCAGCGGCCTGGCCGCGACACTTGTTGCCGCCGCATGGATCCTCTGGCGGACACCGGCCGTTCGGAAACCACTCGGGGCCGCATTGCTGGCCGGCGGGCTGAGCTGGGGCTCCATCGCAGGCGTGGTAACGCTGATCGATACCCAGTCGCGTGCGATGCCACAGGTGGCACTGCAGACCCTGGGCGGTACGCGCACCGATCTGCAGACGCTCTCCGCAAACACGGGTCAGCCCATGGTGATCAATCTATGGGCAACCTGGTGTCCCCCCTGCCGGCGCGAGATGCCGGTTCTGGAGGCTGCGCAGCAAGAACACCCCGACATCACCTTCGTGTTCGCCAACCAGGGTGAAGGAGCGGCGCAGATCCAGCAGTTCATCGACCAGTTCTCACTGACGCTCGACAACGTCGTGCTCGATCGAGGGGGCGCTCTGGGCCGGACCGTCGGCTCGATGGGTTTGCCGACGACCCTCTTCTACGACGCTGACGGGCGCCTCATCAACAGCCATACCGGTGAACTGTCACGAGCGACCCTGGCCCGGGGCCTCCGGCGATTCGCCAGCCGTGGGACGAATGAAGGCTCCTTTGAGGATTGA
- a CDS encoding HD domain-containing phosphohydrolase: MRSATFGRGTVNLLDLVISISTAIDLVAPEVGGHQKRVAYMALGMAQELGWSAEKRQQVVMAGLLHDIGALSRTERHELLCFEDGGSDIHRHGKIGYLLLRKFRHFFEVADIVRHHHMPWQNGANAHLSEATHLLHLADRLDTLVLRDQPVLSQVERISRTVSCHGGSTFHPEHVEAFMELGQREYFWLDVASPSIDQLLRRSTQNFIIELDWDDLQDFAELLAHVIDFRSRFTATHSSGVAAVSAMLADMVGFSAEEREKIKVAGYLHDIGKLAISSEILEKPGRLSQAEFQVIKSHAYYTYHVLESIQGLEEVAQWAAFHHERLDGSGYPGRRQGHRIPLGARIVAVADMFTALSERRPYRGAACRKELASLMEEKAARHVIDRAVVGKLLERFKEVDRHRARAQAVAAEEYDAFLSNLHEGLISAR, encoded by the coding sequence GTGCGTTCAGCGACGTTTGGTAGGGGGACTGTCAATCTTCTCGATCTGGTGATCTCGATATCCACTGCCATCGATTTGGTGGCGCCCGAAGTCGGGGGGCACCAGAAGCGGGTGGCCTACATGGCGCTGGGGATGGCGCAGGAGCTGGGTTGGTCCGCGGAGAAGCGCCAACAAGTGGTGATGGCAGGTCTTCTGCATGATATCGGCGCATTGTCGCGGACCGAGCGCCATGAACTGCTGTGCTTCGAAGATGGAGGCTCTGACATCCATCGCCACGGTAAAATAGGCTACCTTCTGTTACGGAAATTCCGCCATTTTTTCGAGGTGGCCGATATTGTTCGTCATCACCATATGCCCTGGCAAAATGGTGCCAATGCGCACCTGTCCGAGGCTACACACCTGCTGCACCTGGCCGACCGATTGGATACATTGGTGTTGCGTGATCAGCCTGTGCTCTCACAGGTCGAGCGGATATCCCGGACCGTGTCCTGTCACGGCGGCAGTACCTTCCATCCCGAGCATGTGGAGGCCTTCATGGAACTGGGCCAGCGGGAGTACTTCTGGCTGGACGTGGCTTCCCCCTCCATTGATCAGTTGTTAAGGCGTTCCACGCAGAATTTCATCATTGAGCTGGACTGGGACGATCTGCAGGATTTCGCGGAGTTGCTGGCGCATGTGATCGATTTCCGGAGCCGCTTCACGGCTACCCATTCCAGCGGCGTGGCGGCGGTCTCGGCGATGCTGGCGGATATGGTCGGCTTCAGCGCCGAAGAACGTGAAAAAATCAAAGTGGCCGGCTATCTGCATGACATTGGTAAACTGGCCATTTCCTCGGAAATCCTCGAGAAACCGGGTCGGCTCAGCCAGGCTGAGTTTCAGGTCATCAAGTCTCACGCCTATTACACTTACCACGTCCTGGAGTCGATCCAGGGATTGGAGGAGGTGGCGCAGTGGGCGGCGTTTCATCACGAACGGCTCGACGGCAGCGGTTATCCGGGTCGACGGCAGGGGCACCGAATCCCGCTGGGGGCCCGCATTGTCGCCGTGGCCGACATGTTCACGGCCCTTTCGGAGCGGCGACCCTACCGCGGTGCGGCCTGTCGTAAGGAGTTGGCGTCGCTAATGGAGGAGAAGGCCGCTCGCCACGTGATCGACAGAGCCGTGGTTGGCAAACTGCTCGAGCGATTCAAGGAGGTGGATCGTCACCGTGCCCGTGCACAAGCAGTGGCTGCGGAAGAGTATGACGCCTTCTTGTCCAACCTCCATGAGGGATTGATATCAGCCAGGTGA
- a CDS encoding RNA polymerase sigma factor: MSVFDWFCGARQTQHQLAESRKRLYRMALAWTGDPALADDLAQETLTRALQKAHQVRDPDRFNGWLFAVLHSCWREHLRRRRPEQLDEEEKHRLPAGDLGPAQLRNSGQITALVRAAVAELPDGQRQVVSLVDLEGLSYAEVAGMLSVPVGTVMSRLCRARRALQSRLLNLHQETMESARLRSVK; encoded by the coding sequence ATGAGCGTGTTCGACTGGTTCTGCGGGGCCAGGCAGACGCAGCACCAGCTGGCGGAGAGCCGAAAGCGGCTCTACCGCATGGCGCTGGCCTGGACCGGGGACCCCGCGCTCGCCGATGACCTGGCCCAGGAAACCCTGACCAGGGCGTTGCAGAAAGCGCACCAGGTCCGGGATCCGGACCGCTTCAACGGGTGGCTGTTCGCCGTACTGCACAGCTGCTGGCGCGAACATTTGCGCCGCCGGCGACCCGAGCAGCTGGATGAGGAGGAGAAGCACCGCCTTCCTGCGGGGGACCTGGGTCCTGCGCAGTTGCGAAACAGCGGCCAGATCACTGCGCTGGTGCGTGCGGCCGTGGCTGAACTGCCTGACGGTCAGCGCCAGGTGGTGTCGCTGGTGGACCTGGAAGGACTGAGCTATGCGGAAGTGGCCGGTATGCTGTCTGTCCCGGTGGGCACGGTGATGAGTCGACTCTGTCGTGCCCGTCGCGCCCTGCAATCCCGACTTTTAAACCTGCACCAGGAGACGATGGAATCCGCCCGTCTACGGAGTGTGAAATGA
- a CDS encoding DsrE family protein — MKILSTGLIAAALITLAGPAAAERYGEQRVVYHVNDFARANAALRNIGNHLDATGDDRTDIVVVTHSGGINFLLDNAQDQKGNTFEMGVLELAKRGVEFRVCANTLSARNLDEGDYSMLEEVIEVVPSGVAEVAHLQQQGYVHLKP; from the coding sequence ATGAAGATACTGAGCACGGGGCTTATCGCCGCTGCCCTCATCACCCTCGCCGGCCCCGCCGCCGCCGAACGCTACGGTGAGCAAAGAGTGGTCTATCACGTCAACGACTTCGCGAGAGCCAATGCCGCCCTGCGTAATATCGGCAACCATCTGGATGCCACCGGCGATGACCGCACCGACATCGTCGTAGTCACTCACAGCGGGGGGATCAACTTCCTCCTGGACAATGCCCAGGACCAGAAAGGAAACACCTTCGAAATGGGTGTTCTGGAATTGGCCAAACGGGGTGTTGAGTTTCGCGTTTGTGCCAACACCCTGAGCGCCCGCAATCTGGACGAGGGCGACTACTCGATGCTTGAAGAGGTCATCGAGGTGGTTCCCTCCGGTGTTGCCGAAGTGGCTCATCTTCAGCAACAGGGCTATGTCCACCTGAAGCCATAG
- a CDS encoding glutamine amidotransferase: MNTSSAPPQVTVVRHMAFEDLGVFADVFRTRGLIPSTIDAGVDDLAPLEEADLAVVLGGPIGVYETDRYPFLKQELSLLEKRLAAGRPTLGICLGAQLIVRALGGRVYPGGSKEIGWGSVRLTEAGKHSCLAAIETQPVLHWHGDTFDCPTGAQLLAGTELYPNQAFSYGSNVLALQFHAEADSRRIEQWLIGHTSELTTADIDVPTLREASQVHGEGLRAAGRKLLSDWLDQIEW; this comes from the coding sequence ATGAACACCTCTTCTGCACCGCCACAGGTGACCGTTGTCCGCCACATGGCCTTCGAGGATCTGGGCGTCTTTGCGGACGTCTTTAGGACCCGCGGGCTCATCCCTTCCACCATCGATGCAGGAGTCGATGACCTGGCCCCTTTGGAAGAGGCCGATCTGGCTGTGGTACTGGGTGGCCCCATCGGTGTTTACGAGACCGACCGCTACCCCTTCCTGAAACAGGAACTCAGCCTGCTGGAGAAGCGCCTCGCTGCGGGGCGTCCGACCCTTGGAATCTGCCTCGGTGCACAGCTCATCGTTCGTGCGCTGGGGGGACGGGTCTATCCCGGCGGCAGCAAGGAGATCGGCTGGGGGAGTGTACGACTGACGGAAGCGGGCAAACACTCCTGCCTGGCGGCAATCGAGACACAACCGGTGCTGCACTGGCATGGCGATACTTTCGATTGCCCGACAGGTGCACAGCTGCTGGCAGGCACCGAGCTCTATCCCAACCAGGCGTTTTCCTACGGCAGCAATGTCCTCGCCCTGCAGTTTCACGCTGAAGCCGACAGCCGCCGCATCGAACAGTGGCTGATCGGGCACACCAGCGAGCTCACCACAGCGGACATCGATGTACCGACCTTGCGCGAGGCCAGTCAGGTTCACGGCGAGGGGCTGCGTGCGGCCGGTCGCAAACTGCTGTCGGACTGGCTCGATCAGATCGAATGGTAA
- a CDS encoding MOSC domain-containing protein has product MLPTVRLLGLRRGRAEPFGPGSEPSAIRKQPFAARIRVTRLGLVGDEQADRRHHGGPDKALHHYPAEHYASWRAKLPELTPRMEVGGFGENLSTLGLHEENVCVGDIFRLGSATIQASQARQPCWKLNIRFGLPDMARRVQDSGRTGWYYRVLEEGETGPDDTLECIERPHPDWTLGRVLHTLYHDCLNGEALSALAGLEALAPGWRTLAAKRLSSGVVEEWSRRLNTPD; this is encoded by the coding sequence GTGCTTCCAACCGTTCGCCTGCTCGGCTTACGCAGGGGCCGCGCGGAGCCGTTCGGTCCGGGAAGTGAGCCAAGTGCCATCCGCAAGCAGCCCTTTGCTGCCCGGATACGGGTTACCCGTCTCGGACTGGTGGGAGATGAACAGGCAGACCGGCGCCATCATGGTGGACCGGACAAAGCCCTGCACCACTACCCCGCCGAACACTACGCCAGCTGGCGGGCGAAGCTTCCCGAACTGACACCGCGAATGGAAGTGGGTGGATTCGGCGAGAATCTCTCCACTCTGGGATTGCACGAGGAGAACGTCTGCGTGGGTGATATCTTTCGCCTGGGCAGTGCCACTATTCAGGCCTCGCAAGCCCGGCAACCCTGCTGGAAACTCAATATCCGTTTCGGCCTGCCCGACATGGCGAGGCGTGTCCAGGATAGTGGGCGCACCGGATGGTACTACCGCGTCCTCGAGGAGGGAGAGACAGGACCGGATGACACCCTCGAGTGCATCGAGCGTCCACACCCGGACTGGACACTCGGGCGGGTACTGCACACGCTCTATCACGATTGCCTCAATGGTGAAGCCCTGTCCGCCCTGGCCGGATTGGAAGCACTCGCTCCCGGCTGGCGGACACTGGCAGCAAAGCGTCTTTCCAGCGGAGTAGTCGAAGAGTGGTCACGCCGACTCAACACGCCTGACTGA